A segment of the Ipomoea triloba cultivar NCNSP0323 chromosome 1, ASM357664v1 genome:
atcaatgacaTTTGAcacattgactattaatatgTAACTAACCAACTTTATTGGCGTGAGTGATCATGCACTCTCATTTCTTAAGAGAGGTTGGAAGTTCAAAATCTtgtcatatgaaaaaattaatatgaacacTATGCCCTTTAATTAGGCCAGCCTAGTGTGAACGAGGATTAGTTTAAATATGGTACCGGCTTAAAAGTGACTCGTATAATTAGGGTCTCAAGACACCTCAtgatctaacaaaaaaaattaaattattaatatgatctaacaaaaaaaattaaattattaatatgtatgtgtgtgtatatatataggttaatgatcaaatgagaaccttTCCCGTGATAACCTGTGAACCAACATGAATGTACACAAACTATTTCatagtagattgtgtgcattgtaGACTGAAATATTGGATTGTGTGTAATAAATACACATACTATGCAACTAATACACTGTAATAAAGCCATGTAGGAAATTAGGAATGCTCCTACAATTCCAAGTTCCAACGCTATAAATAAACACAATTACTTCCATATCTACTCCAAGAATCACGAGAGATAGGATTGACAACATTGTTTTCTGATATCTCCGTTTCTGTTCTGCTTCTGTTTTAATCTTTGTTCAGATTTTCTGCTGTGAATAACCATGAATGCTTTAGCTGCTACCAACAGAAACTTTAGGCTGGCAGCTCGGCTCCTGGGCTTGGATTCAAAACTCGAGAGGAGTTTGCTCATCCCGTTTCGCGAAATCAAGGTTAAATTCCTGGTTTTCCTGCTTTCATAGTATTCTGtttctttgacttgtttgaACAAAAATTTCAGGTTGAGTGTACAATACCTAAAGATGATGGCTCCTTGGTGTCCTTTGTCGGGTTTCGAGTTCAACATGATAATGCTAGAGGCCCCATGAAAGGTGGAATCAGATACCATCCGGAGGTAGATTGATCAGATTCTCAGATCAGTTCTTGAGATGAAAtcaagattttatatatatatatatatatatatatatatatatatatatatatatattctgttcCTAAATCATGTTTGTTAGTTTATTTATGGTAAGAAAAAGGGTTGTGCATGATGCAGGTTGATCCGGATGAAGTGAATGCATTAGCACAACTAATGACATGGAAAACAGCAGTGGCTAACATACCATATGGTGGAGCTAAAGGAGGGATAGGATGCAATCCAAGCGAGCTGAGTGTCTCTGAGCTGGAACGACTTACTCGCGTTTTTACTCAGAAAATCCATGATCTGATTGGCGTCCAGATAGATGTCCCGGCTCCTGATATGGGAACAGGTCCGCAGACAATGGCATGGATTCTCGACGAGTACTCAAAATTCCATGGCTATTCACCTGCTACAGTTACAGGAAAACCTATTGTAAGTGCACAGAAGAAGAGGGGAAAACAAGTTGAATCTTGATTCTGAACTCTTAGAGAAAAGGTAACATGCCTCTTTTAACTTGTTTTCTTGAAAACAGGACCTCGGTGGATCTCTAGGCAGGGATGCAGCAACAGGAAGGGGAGTTCTCTATGCAACTGAAGCACTGCTTAAAGAGTACGGGAAGAGCATTGCTGGGCAGCGCTTTGTTATACAGGTTTGCATCATTAATGCAGTTATGATTTCAGGGATAGTATAAAACACCGATGGGGTTGTGTTCTTGTGACCTCAGGGATTTGGAAATGTTGGTTCCTGGGCTGCTCTGCTCATCAGTCAGCAAGGTGGGAAGATTGTTGCTGTTAGTGATGCCACTGGTGCGATAAAGAGTGAGAAAGGACTAGACATCCCTGGCCTAATGAAACATGTGAAGGAGAATAATGGTGTGAAAGGTTTCCATGGTGGGGATGCAGTGGATCCATACTCCATTCTGGTTGAAGACTGCGACATTCTAATTCCAGCTGCCCTGGGAGGTGTCATTAACAGGTTATTCtcacaatatacatatataacagtTAGAACAACCATATTTTCAAGAAATGATCCCAAGGTTCTGATTCTCTGATCTGAATTTGATTGAAGGGATAATGCAAAGGACATCAAAGCGAAATTCATTGTTGAGGCAGCTAACCATCCAACTGATCCTGAAGCTGATGAGGTTAGTGTAGGATCAAGGTGTAATCAGAATTTCAAACCCATTGTTAAATGAATATAAGTGTAATGTATTCTGCAGATTTTAGCAAAGAAAGGAGTTGTGATTCTACCAGACATCTATGCAAACTCAGGTGGAGTTACTGTCAGCTATTTTGAGTGGGTTCAGGTGATTACCTCTGTTGCCTTCACCAGCAGACTTCTTACACAACTTACTAATGGATTAAAGATCCTAAATTATTGAATATGTTTAATCCTTCTTGTAGAACATTCAAGGGTTTATGTGGGATGAGGAGAAAGTGAATGCAGAACTTCATAAATATATGACCAGAGGTTTTAAAGATGTCAAGGATATGTGCAGCACCCACAACTGTGATCTTCGTATGGGTGCATTCACCTTAGGAGTTAACCGTGTAGCCCGGGCTACACTTCTTAGGGGATGGGAAGCCTGAGAAGGGGAA
Coding sequences within it:
- the LOC116001394 gene encoding glutamate dehydrogenase B, coding for MNALAATNRNFRLAARLLGLDSKLERSLLIPFREIKVECTIPKDDGSLVSFVGFRVQHDNARGPMKGGIRYHPEVDPDEVNALAQLMTWKTAVANIPYGGAKGGIGCNPSELSVSELERLTRVFTQKIHDLIGVQIDVPAPDMGTGPQTMAWILDEYSKFHGYSPATVTGKPIDLGGSLGRDAATGRGVLYATEALLKEYGKSIAGQRFVIQGFGNVGSWAALLISQQGGKIVAVSDATGAIKSEKGLDIPGLMKHVKENNGVKGFHGGDAVDPYSILVEDCDILIPAALGGVINRDNAKDIKAKFIVEAANHPTDPEADEILAKKGVVILPDIYANSGGVTVSYFEWVQNIQGFMWDEEKVNAELHKYMTRGFKDVKDMCSTHNCDLRMGAFTLGVNRVARATLLRGWEA